One Desulfobulbus oligotrophicus DNA segment encodes these proteins:
- a CDS encoding uracil-xanthine permease family protein: MSLPDIRYNIDDQPPPVALFLFGVQWLAVMGVAAIIMGKVVAALHYTDPAAQFLYMQKLLFLIAVALIGQIFLGHRLPLVVGPAVILLVGIISSMQQDIAAIYSSIMIGGLCLSILCASGLFRYVARLFTTRVVATILILIALTITPTILKLVLTAPGPDRVPANLLFALILLLTMIAGDRLLKGVWRSTLLVWALIGGSLGCAWLLPGTTATYQSSLPLFAPMFSQCTTSLSLNPGLILSFLICFVALAINDVGSIESIGKLLNPPEMERRLTRGMVLTGITNVAAGFLGVIGLVNFSLTTGIIASNGNASRISFLPAGLILLLVAFMPPVVAFVWNVPAVVVGTILLHIMSMQLAAGLMVAFGTSGFTFQDALVISLPVMVSVIVSYLPPEAVASFPALLTPLAGNGFVVGTLTVLLLEHVLLRRAVEPGK; the protein is encoded by the coding sequence ATGAGCCTTCCTGACATTCGATACAATATTGACGATCAACCGCCTCCCGTCGCCCTGTTTCTTTTTGGTGTGCAGTGGCTGGCTGTCATGGGGGTAGCCGCCATCATTATGGGGAAGGTGGTGGCAGCCCTGCACTATACCGACCCGGCTGCCCAGTTTCTCTACATGCAGAAACTCCTCTTTTTAATTGCCGTGGCCCTGATCGGCCAAATTTTTCTGGGGCACCGTTTGCCGCTGGTGGTCGGGCCGGCGGTTATCCTGCTGGTGGGGATTATCTCCAGCATGCAGCAGGATATCGCTGCGATTTACTCCAGTATCATGATCGGCGGTCTGTGCCTGAGCATACTCTGCGCCTCCGGTCTTTTTCGTTATGTGGCCCGACTCTTTACAACCAGGGTTGTGGCCACCATCCTTATCTTAATCGCCCTGACCATCACCCCCACTATCCTCAAACTGGTGTTGACTGCACCAGGTCCGGACAGGGTACCAGCCAATCTGCTCTTTGCCCTTATCCTGCTGCTGACCATGATTGCCGGCGATCGCCTGCTTAAAGGAGTCTGGCGTTCAACCCTGCTTGTCTGGGCACTCATCGGCGGCAGTCTGGGCTGCGCCTGGCTGCTTCCCGGCACCACGGCAACGTATCAGAGCAGTTTACCGCTTTTTGCACCGATGTTCAGCCAGTGCACAACCAGTCTGAGTTTGAATCCCGGCCTTATTCTCTCCTTTTTGATCTGTTTTGTTGCCCTGGCCATTAACGATGTGGGCTCCATTGAATCCATCGGCAAGCTGCTCAATCCGCCGGAAATGGAGCGACGCCTGACCAGGGGCATGGTGCTGACCGGTATAACCAATGTGGCGGCCGGTTTTCTGGGGGTGATCGGTCTGGTGAACTTTTCCCTGACCACAGGTATCATTGCCTCCAACGGCAATGCCTCCCGGATCAGTTTTCTGCCTGCAGGCCTGATTCTGTTACTGGTTGCCTTTATGCCGCCGGTGGTGGCCTTTGTCTGGAATGTGCCGGCCGTGGTGGTGGGAACTATCTTACTGCACATCATGAGCATGCAGCTGGCAGCCGGTCTGATGGTGGCCTTTGGTACCTCTGGTTTTACGTTTCAGGACGCACTGGTTATCAGTCTTCCGGTCATGGTGAGTGTGATTGTATCGTACCTGCCGCCGGAGGCGGTGGCGTCTTTTCCTGCGCTGCTGACTCCCCTGGCCGGTAACGGTTTTGTGGTGGGTACCCTGACCGTTCTTCTGCTGGAACATGTGCTGCTGCGCCGGGCAGTGGAACCTGGAAAGTGA
- a CDS encoding hydrolase — protein MIRREDTGLLVIDIQGRLAQIVHESEQMLANTANLINGARLLQLPVLWLEQNPERLGSTTASLAELLAPAEPITKYTFDACKEPSFVEAVRRTKVSTWLVCGVETHICVYQTVMHLKKLGYDVELVCDCVSSRTLFNKQLAMEKMAARGIGMTSVEMCLYELVVDCRAGEFRDLLKIVR, from the coding sequence ATGATACGCAGGGAAGATACCGGTCTTCTGGTGATCGATATTCAGGGAAGGTTGGCGCAGATTGTTCATGAAAGCGAGCAGATGCTTGCCAATACGGCCAATCTTATTAACGGCGCGCGTCTTTTGCAGCTGCCGGTGCTGTGGTTGGAGCAGAATCCGGAACGGCTTGGGTCGACAACTGCATCTCTTGCCGAATTGCTTGCCCCGGCAGAACCGATTACCAAGTACACCTTTGACGCCTGCAAAGAACCGTCATTTGTCGAGGCCGTCCGTCGTACCAAGGTGTCCACCTGGCTTGTCTGCGGGGTTGAAACTCACATCTGTGTCTATCAGACGGTCATGCACCTGAAAAAGTTGGGCTATGATGTGGAGCTGGTGTGTGATTGCGTTTCTTCTCGTACGCTGTTTAATAAACAGCTGGCCATGGAGAAGATGGCTGCCCGGGGTATTGGCATGACCAGTGTGGAGATGTGCTTATACGAGCTGGTGGTGGACTGTCGGGCCGGGGAGTTCAGAGATCTTCTTAAGATTGTCAGATAG
- a CDS encoding BaiN/RdsA family NAD(P)/FAD-dependent oxidoreductase — protein sequence MQKESSSTDRYRDSKPIDSPVHCLVVGGGAAGLLAAGQAALAGADVLVLEKMSRPGRKLAITGKGRCNLTNVAPITEFIDHFGPTGSFLRQAFHRYFTSDLLEFLQELGVATVTERGGRVFPASGGAPEVVTALLRWLERCGAAVRTGAPVERLLITDQAVTGVVCNGTVLPCSTLILATGGASYPLTGSTGDGYRLAEQAGHRLVPVRPALVPLITEGEWAGRAAGLQLRNTRVQLYISGRKQAEAFGELTFMQFGLSGPVILTLSGRAVDALRQRLEVHLVLDLKPGLDEKKLDARLIRDFEQRHREPLDSVLRGLLPQELVPIALELNGLAPDRLAGTVRSVERKQLRHWLKNWRLRIVGHRPMAEAIVTAGGVDTREVDPRTMGSRLVRGLFFAGEILDLQADTGGYNLQAAFSTGWLAGRAAAAG from the coding sequence ATGCAAAAAGAATCTTCCTCAACAGACAGGTACAGAGACAGCAAACCCATTGACTCACCGGTACACTGTCTTGTGGTCGGTGGCGGTGCGGCCGGTCTGCTGGCGGCAGGGCAGGCGGCCCTGGCCGGGGCGGATGTGCTGGTGCTTGAAAAGATGTCTCGCCCGGGCCGCAAGCTGGCGATTACCGGCAAGGGGCGGTGCAATCTCACCAATGTTGCACCTATAACGGAGTTCATCGACCATTTCGGGCCCACCGGTTCTTTTCTTCGCCAGGCCTTTCACCGGTACTTTACCAGTGATCTGCTCGAATTTTTACAGGAACTTGGAGTGGCCACGGTCACCGAACGGGGCGGGCGTGTTTTTCCCGCATCCGGTGGCGCACCGGAGGTGGTAACAGCACTGCTTCGCTGGCTTGAGCGCTGTGGTGCTGCTGTGCGCACCGGTGCACCGGTTGAGCGTTTGCTGATCACCGATCAGGCCGTCACCGGTGTTGTCTGCAACGGTACGGTTCTTCCCTGTTCCACCCTGATCCTTGCCACCGGCGGCGCCTCCTATCCGCTCACCGGTTCCACCGGCGACGGCTACCGGCTGGCCGAGCAGGCCGGGCATCGTCTTGTTCCTGTCCGTCCCGCCCTGGTGCCGCTGATCACCGAGGGTGAGTGGGCCGGCCGGGCGGCTGGTTTGCAACTGCGCAACACCCGGGTGCAGCTGTACATCAGCGGCAGAAAACAGGCTGAAGCCTTTGGCGAATTGACCTTTATGCAGTTCGGTCTCAGCGGTCCGGTCATTCTCACCTTAAGCGGTCGGGCGGTGGATGCTCTGAGACAAAGACTGGAGGTACATCTGGTGCTGGATCTTAAACCCGGCCTTGATGAGAAAAAACTTGATGCGCGACTGATTCGTGATTTTGAACAACGGCACCGGGAGCCGCTTGACAGCGTGTTGCGCGGCCTGCTCCCGCAGGAGCTGGTGCCGATTGCCCTGGAGCTCAACGGGTTGGCCCCTGATCGACTGGCCGGCACTGTTCGCAGTGTGGAGCGTAAACAACTCCGTCACTGGCTGAAGAACTGGCGGCTTCGTATTGTCGGGCATCGACCGATGGCCGAGGCCATTGTCACTGCCGGCGGAGTCGATACCCGTGAGGTGGATCCCCGTACCATGGGCTCCCGGCTGGTACGGGGTCTCTTCTTTGCCGGTGAGATTCTCGATCTCCAGGCCGACACCGGTGGCTACAACCTTCAGGCCGCCTTTTCCACCGGCTGGCTGGCAGGACGTGCTGCGGCTGCTGGGTAA
- a CDS encoding esterase/lipase family protein produces MTLITPPFYPIIYVRGYAMTKNEIEATVSTPYMGFNLGATKTRQDWTGKVARHIFESPLVRLMKDYGYLDVYQDGQERTDTISPRSIIIYRYYEQADTDLGSGKVPSIVEAAAGLGELIVKIRDQVCGDDEEAQQAFKVYLVAHSMGGLVCRCFLQNPKVSEPAVKKLVDKVFTYATPHNGIEIAGINVPDFLGLFDMNNFSRDKMAEYLALPGKPKRVDDLNNTFDPERFFCLVGTNYKDYGAAAGLSRVMAGEMSDGLVKIENAAVQNTRRAFVHRSHSGPFGIVNSEEGYQNLTRFLFGNVLVDGVLEVDNLPLPPTVQKAYDEKKKVRVSYFFEATVSPRGADYKLTERRKETYSAIFRSYDEILRVDRVDGLTTPRMPVLFSVFLDTAKITIGRTLVFGVELCVSSTEYEIDGFLFLDRKIPGEYLFRDTIVIRATPDKGSWNVRYNMTDDAWSDSRGRDAQDDGNAFIIPLQSAKGFKGKLRLTAGRWR; encoded by the coding sequence ATGACGCTGATCACCCCGCCCTTTTATCCGATCATCTATGTCCGTGGGTACGCCATGACCAAAAATGAAATCGAGGCCACGGTGTCGACCCCCTATATGGGGTTCAACCTGGGAGCCACCAAAACCCGTCAGGACTGGACCGGCAAGGTGGCCCGGCATATCTTTGAGTCACCACTGGTCCGGCTCATGAAAGATTACGGCTATCTTGACGTCTACCAGGACGGTCAGGAGCGTACGGATACAATCTCGCCGCGCAGCATCATCATTTACCGCTATTATGAACAGGCTGATACGGATCTCGGCAGTGGCAAGGTCCCGTCGATCGTCGAGGCGGCGGCCGGGCTGGGTGAGTTGATTGTAAAGATCAGAGACCAGGTCTGCGGGGATGATGAGGAGGCGCAACAGGCCTTTAAGGTGTATCTGGTGGCCCACTCCATGGGTGGCCTGGTCTGCCGTTGTTTCCTCCAGAACCCGAAGGTGTCGGAACCAGCCGTCAAAAAACTGGTGGACAAGGTGTTTACCTATGCCACTCCCCACAACGGTATTGAGATAGCCGGGATCAACGTGCCCGATTTTCTCGGTCTGTTTGACATGAACAACTTCAGCCGCGACAAGATGGCCGAATACCTGGCCCTTCCCGGCAAGCCGAAACGGGTTGACGATCTCAACAACACCTTTGATCCGGAGCGTTTTTTCTGTCTGGTGGGGACAAACTACAAGGATTATGGTGCAGCTGCCGGTCTTTCCCGAGTCATGGCCGGTGAGATGAGTGACGGCCTGGTCAAGATCGAAAACGCCGCAGTGCAAAATACCCGCCGCGCCTTTGTGCATCGCAGTCATAGCGGTCCCTTCGGCATTGTCAACTCTGAGGAGGGGTATCAGAATCTGACCCGTTTTCTGTTTGGCAACGTGCTGGTGGACGGTGTTCTGGAGGTGGACAACCTGCCTCTGCCGCCAACCGTGCAAAAGGCCTATGATGAAAAAAAGAAGGTCCGTGTCTCCTACTTTTTCGAGGCCACAGTCTCTCCCCGCGGTGCTGACTACAAACTCACCGAACGCCGCAAAGAGACCTATTCGGCAATCTTTCGCTCCTATGACGAGATTCTTCGGGTCGACAGGGTCGATGGCCTCACTACACCACGTATGCCGGTGCTGTTCTCGGTCTTTCTCGATACAGCCAAGATCACCATCGGGCGGACCCTGGTCTTTGGCGTGGAGCTCTGCGTCTCCAGTACAGAGTATGAGATTGACGGTTTTCTGTTTTTAGACCGGAAAATTCCGGGTGAATACCTGTTCCGCGACACCATTGTTATCCGTGCCACCCCTGATAAAGGCAGCTGGAACGTACGCTACAACATGACCGATGACGCCTGGAGTGATTCCCGTGGGCGGGATGCGCAAGACGATGGCAATGCATTCATCATCCCCCTGCAATCTGCCAAGGGATTCAAGGGCAAGCTGCGATTGACCGCAGGAAGATGGCGGTAG
- the dinB gene encoding DNA polymerase IV has protein sequence MPLLRKIIHIDMDAFFASVEQLDRPELRGRPVIVGGRPESRGVVAACSYEARRFGIRSAMPSGRAHRLCPQAVFVKPRMTRYKEMSRQIMTLFHQYTDLVEPLSVDEAFLDVTANPLGEPSATRMAARIRREIQTATGLTASAGVSYNKFLAKIASGYQKPDGLTVIAPAQAQGFLAVLPIGKFYGVGRVTEGRMHSHGIHTGADLLRFSREELTALFGKVGGFFYDMARGIDTRPVSPIRIRKSIGAEVTLPADVLDLSKVTTILFEQVQRVAHSLAAHQTGGRTLTLKIRYSDFTTITRSCTTADGFFDADDMLRQLPRLLAATAAGYRQIRLLGVTVANLCTEKEARSLRLRQLSLPFPSG, from the coding sequence ATGCCACTTCTCCGAAAAATTATTCATATTGATATGGATGCTTTTTTTGCTTCGGTCGAGCAGCTGGATCGGCCCGAGTTACGCGGGAGACCGGTCATTGTCGGCGGCAGGCCGGAGAGCCGTGGCGTGGTGGCGGCCTGTTCCTATGAGGCCCGTCGCTTTGGTATCCGTTCAGCCATGCCAAGCGGCCGGGCTCATCGGCTCTGCCCCCAGGCTGTTTTCGTCAAGCCTCGCATGACTCGGTATAAGGAAATGTCACGACAGATCATGACGCTGTTTCACCAGTATACAGATCTGGTCGAGCCTCTGTCTGTGGATGAGGCCTTTCTCGACGTGACTGCCAACCCGCTTGGTGAGCCGTCAGCCACCCGGATGGCTGCAAGGATTCGCCGTGAAATTCAGACAGCCACCGGTCTGACCGCCTCGGCAGGTGTCTCGTACAATAAGTTTTTAGCCAAAATCGCCTCCGGCTACCAGAAACCGGACGGGCTGACCGTTATTGCTCCAGCGCAGGCACAGGGGTTTCTGGCTGTCCTGCCGATCGGTAAGTTCTATGGCGTCGGCCGTGTTACGGAAGGCCGGATGCACAGCCACGGTATTCATACCGGTGCGGATCTGCTTCGTTTTTCCCGTGAGGAGTTGACGGCGCTGTTCGGCAAGGTCGGCGGTTTTTTTTACGACATGGCCCGGGGCATCGACACCCGGCCGGTCTCACCGATCCGCATTCGTAAGTCCATTGGTGCGGAAGTCACCCTGCCCGCTGATGTGCTCGATCTGTCCAAGGTCACAACGATACTGTTTGAGCAGGTGCAGCGTGTTGCCCACAGTCTGGCCGCCCATCAGACCGGTGGCCGTACGCTGACGCTTAAAATCAGGTACAGCGACTTTACGACCATCACACGTTCCTGCACCACTGCTGATGGATTTTTTGATGCCGATGACATGCTCCGACAACTGCCCCGTCTCCTTGCCGCCACTGCGGCCGGCTATCGTCAAATCAGACTGCTCGGTGTCACCGTGGCGAACCTGTGCACTGAAAAAGAGGCGCGTTCTCTGCGCTTGAGGCAGTTATCTCTGCCTTTCCCGTCAGGCTGA
- a CDS encoding NAD-dependent epimerase/dehydratase family protein — MDATLPGILLTGASGFVGRNFIKAAGGSFRLFCVARRSMEEAGVQPEANLRWIQVDIADRDKLLANSQRLRDHGGIDYVVNLAGYYDFTNQEHPEYVRTNVWGTRNMLDLAKELHVKRFIFASSQAACRFGVTVDEQTAPDAPIPYARSKRKGEELIHEYAQWVPGAIVRIAAVFSDWCEYPPLYTMLNNWCSGKVLESHILAGRGRSAIPYIHVHDLVQLFLRILDKSNELEKICVFNGGPDGAVSHLELFNVATQFYYNAPRKPFFTPRWLLKPMVLARYVLCHLQGKEPFERLWMLDYIDQQLVADSARTRDHLDWKVTPRKTIIRRLVFLVENMKKNPELWRSWNEAMLVKTAYRPQLLLHDRLCEALTNARDDMVDAITTQLTTRSATAPAMAARDTGPDRETAGAATDLQAVSSTVARSHAKLLYQLIVTVLRTRNRPMMQQYAHTISFLPLSSGFTNKLISHSLFVMGEHLIEQFRSHFEFKKQPVKADDYITMTIHMAIDQIEDQIELARRQSPLLREELRKTPPPADNRRLEAVIVQLEELCNDAMAAHSWTSPMIRE, encoded by the coding sequence ATGGATGCAACACTGCCAGGAATACTACTCACCGGTGCATCCGGATTTGTCGGACGCAACTTTATCAAGGCGGCCGGCGGCAGCTTCCGGCTGTTCTGTGTGGCCCGCCGCTCCATGGAAGAGGCCGGTGTCCAGCCGGAGGCCAACCTGCGCTGGATTCAGGTTGACATCGCCGACCGGGACAAACTGCTTGCCAACAGTCAACGACTGCGAGACCATGGTGGTATCGACTATGTGGTGAACCTGGCCGGTTACTACGACTTCACCAACCAGGAGCATCCTGAATATGTGCGAACCAACGTGTGGGGCACCAGGAACATGCTCGATCTGGCTAAAGAGCTGCACGTTAAACGCTTTATCTTTGCCAGCTCCCAGGCGGCCTGCCGGTTTGGAGTGACTGTGGATGAACAGACAGCGCCCGACGCCCCGATTCCGTATGCCCGCAGTAAACGGAAGGGTGAGGAACTGATCCATGAGTATGCCCAATGGGTGCCCGGCGCCATCGTCAGAATTGCTGCGGTGTTCAGCGACTGGTGTGAGTATCCGCCACTGTACACGATGCTCAACAACTGGTGCTCCGGAAAAGTACTCGAATCCCATATCCTTGCCGGTCGTGGCCGTTCAGCCATTCCCTATATCCACGTGCATGATCTGGTGCAGCTGTTTTTGCGGATCTTAGACAAAAGCAACGAGCTGGAGAAGATCTGCGTGTTCAACGGCGGCCCGGACGGGGCTGTCTCACATCTGGAACTCTTCAATGTTGCCACCCAGTTTTATTACAATGCCCCACGCAAACCGTTCTTTACCCCTCGATGGCTTCTCAAACCCATGGTCCTTGCCCGATATGTGCTCTGTCACCTCCAGGGCAAAGAACCCTTTGAACGGCTCTGGATGCTTGACTACATTGATCAGCAGCTGGTGGCGGACAGCGCCCGTACCCGCGATCACCTGGACTGGAAGGTAACACCGCGTAAAACCATCATCAGAAGGCTGGTCTTTCTCGTTGAAAACATGAAAAAGAACCCGGAACTCTGGCGAAGCTGGAACGAGGCCATGCTGGTTAAAACCGCGTATCGTCCCCAGCTGCTTCTCCACGACCGGCTCTGTGAAGCCCTGACCAATGCCCGTGATGACATGGTAGATGCCATTACAACACAGCTCACAACCCGGTCGGCAACCGCCCCGGCAATGGCTGCTCGCGATACCGGACCGGACCGGGAGACAGCCGGCGCTGCCACTGACCTGCAGGCTGTGAGCAGCACCGTGGCACGTTCCCATGCGAAGCTGCTCTACCAGTTGATTGTCACGGTTCTTCGCACCCGTAACCGGCCGATGATGCAACAGTATGCCCACACCATCAGCTTTCTGCCCCTGTCCTCGGGGTTTACGAACAAACTCATCTCTCACAGCCTGTTTGTCATGGGTGAGCACCTGATCGAACAGTTCCGCTCACACTTCGAATTCAAAAAACAGCCAGTCAAAGCTGACGACTATATCACCATGACCATTCATATGGCCATCGACCAGATTGAAGATCAGATCGAATTGGCACGACGCCAATCGCCTCTGTTGCGTGAAGAGTTGAGGAAAACGCCGCCACCGGCCGACAACCGTCGTTTAGAGGCGGTGATCGTGCAACTTGAGGAGTTGTGCAACGACGCGATGGCGGCTCACTCCTGGACTAGTCCCATGATCAGGGAGTAG
- a CDS encoding nitric-oxide reductase large subunit — MTNPKVRAVFFFCLVLAFGVLIFGGYIIYKEKPPIPDQVTDVSGKVLFTGADVIDGQNYFYSRGGQHIGTIWGHGAYLAPDWSADFLHRMGLFLAARHFGLDAEQAAGFTDSDFKQLNPAEQAQLQVQVTQEMKKNRYNPRTGVLTFTDFQAESFAALTDYYTELFKNGHDRMALQPGIVRSAEEGRLITVFFAWLSWSAGTQRLDADHTYTTNWPYDPLVGNEPLPDFLIWSIVSVILLIFAIAGALFAYQRYIGQDEYPATLQLDFPEPQPTSSQKATLVYFLTAIVLFTLQLGLGATTAHFTVEGNSFFGIPLASFLPYAAVRTWHIQLSIFFIATCFLAAGLFIGPFVGKEPKGQTFWVNTLFGALVVVVVGTLVGTYLSVAGFFDGDGFMFGHQGYEFIELGRAWQLLLIAGMIIWLILVWRAIRPAMQDEKDAGGLTHMLLYSSIAIPLFYMAGLLYGKGSHLSDAEYWRWWVVHLWVEGFFEVFATVVMAFLLSRIGAVSRKFALTSVYFIVFLYLGGGIIGTFHHLYWSGTPTAIIALGAVFSAMEVVPLSLLGFEAAHNLRVVDAGGKAYAYRWPIYFFVAVAFWNLVGAGVFGFLINPPIVLYYAQGINTTPIHSHGALFGVYGMLAISLMLFSVRHIVTRASWSDRLLKWSFWGLNGGLAGMMVFSLIPSGFYQFYHAIKEGLWYARSPEITSGEFIRTVTWIRIVPDMIFAVGALALLLFLLRAIRISFFSKTQ, encoded by the coding sequence ATGACAAATCCAAAGGTTCGAGCAGTTTTTTTCTTTTGTCTTGTGCTGGCTTTCGGTGTTTTAATTTTCGGCGGTTACATCATTTACAAAGAAAAACCGCCCATCCCTGACCAGGTCACGGATGTCTCGGGGAAGGTTCTCTTCACCGGTGCGGATGTGATCGATGGCCAAAACTATTTTTACAGCAGAGGCGGTCAGCATATCGGTACTATCTGGGGACACGGAGCCTACCTGGCACCTGACTGGTCAGCCGATTTTCTGCACCGGATGGGACTTTTTCTGGCAGCCAGACATTTCGGTCTGGACGCGGAACAGGCGGCCGGCTTCACAGACAGCGACTTCAAACAGCTCAACCCTGCTGAACAGGCGCAGTTACAGGTACAGGTCACCCAGGAGATGAAGAAGAATCGGTACAATCCGCGTACCGGTGTCCTGACCTTCACTGATTTTCAGGCCGAGTCCTTTGCAGCACTGACCGATTATTACACCGAACTCTTCAAGAACGGTCACGATCGCATGGCCCTGCAACCGGGCATTGTGCGCAGTGCTGAAGAGGGACGCCTGATAACCGTGTTCTTTGCCTGGCTCTCCTGGTCCGCAGGTACACAGCGGCTTGATGCCGATCATACCTATACAACCAACTGGCCCTATGATCCGCTGGTTGGCAATGAACCATTGCCGGACTTTCTCATCTGGTCCATTGTCAGTGTGATCCTGCTTATCTTTGCCATAGCCGGGGCACTGTTTGCCTATCAGCGCTACATCGGCCAGGATGAGTATCCAGCTACACTGCAGCTCGATTTTCCGGAACCCCAACCAACCAGCAGTCAGAAAGCAACACTGGTGTACTTCCTCACTGCCATTGTTTTATTCACGCTGCAGCTGGGGCTGGGGGCAACCACAGCGCACTTTACGGTGGAGGGCAACTCGTTCTTCGGTATTCCACTGGCCTCTTTTCTTCCCTATGCCGCAGTGCGTACCTGGCACATTCAGTTATCCATCTTCTTTATTGCCACCTGCTTTCTGGCCGCCGGCCTGTTCATCGGACCGTTTGTCGGCAAAGAGCCAAAGGGACAGACCTTTTGGGTCAACACCCTTTTCGGGGCCCTGGTGGTGGTGGTGGTCGGTACTCTGGTCGGCACCTATCTTTCAGTGGCTGGTTTTTTTGACGGCGACGGGTTCATGTTCGGTCATCAGGGCTATGAGTTCATCGAACTGGGGCGTGCCTGGCAGCTGCTCCTCATCGCCGGGATGATCATCTGGCTCATTCTGGTCTGGCGTGCCATCCGACCGGCCATGCAGGATGAAAAAGATGCCGGCGGGCTGACCCACATGCTGTTGTACAGCTCCATTGCCATCCCGCTTTTTTACATGGCAGGTCTTCTGTACGGCAAGGGAAGTCATCTTTCCGATGCCGAGTACTGGCGCTGGTGGGTGGTGCACCTGTGGGTGGAGGGCTTTTTCGAGGTGTTTGCCACGGTGGTGATGGCGTTTTTGCTGTCCCGCATTGGTGCCGTCAGCAGAAAGTTTGCCCTGACCAGTGTGTACTTCATTGTTTTTCTGTACCTGGGCGGTGGAATCATCGGTACCTTCCATCACCTCTACTGGAGCGGGACCCCGACTGCTATTATTGCCCTTGGCGCTGTTTTTTCCGCCATGGAAGTTGTTCCGCTTTCCCTGTTAGGGTTTGAGGCTGCGCACAACCTGCGGGTTGTGGACGCCGGTGGCAAGGCCTATGCCTATCGGTGGCCCATCTACTTTTTTGTGGCTGTTGCTTTCTGGAACCTGGTGGGTGCCGGTGTGTTCGGCTTCTTGATCAACCCACCCATTGTCCTGTACTATGCCCAGGGTATCAACACCACACCCATCCATTCCCATGGAGCACTGTTCGGTGTCTACGGCATGCTTGCCATCTCGCTGATGCTCTTTTCGGTCCGTCATATTGTGACCAGGGCATCCTGGTCCGATCGTTTACTGAAGTGGAGTTTCTGGGGATTAAATGGCGGACTTGCGGGGATGATGGTCTTCAGTCTGATCCCTTCAGGTTTTTATCAGTTCTACCATGCCATCAAAGAGGGGTTGTGGTATGCGCGCAGCCCGGAGATCACCTCCGGGGAGTTTATCCGTACCGTCACCTGGATACGCATTGTTCCGGACATGATCTTTGCGGTGGGCGCTCTGGCACTGTTGCTCTTTTTGTTGCGGGCCATTCGCATCAGCTTTTTTTCAAAGACGCAATAA
- a CDS encoding nuclease-related domain-containing protein, which translates to MIIKQPDDKQSQIAFLTELLVHPEADSTTRKNIRKEIRLMQAGIKGEKEAAYEMKLYWGHSKNWMVLNDLRIEHNGFAAQIDHLLINRWLEMWVCESKHFANSVEINEHGEFLAFSGNKSCGIPSPIEQNNRHILILQRFFDSGVVKLPTRLGFTLKPVLRSLVLVSKGARIDRPKKKIDELSCVVKNDQLFKTIDKALDESNPLIMAKLIGQGTLEEVARDIAGQHKPIQFNWAARFGLSTIEKMPVSVVCEAVPSWQKITDSKATATDPGTKRAAGAAILSPEKQHTCHACGTAITDKVVRFCLGNISRFSGKVYCLACQKTVPAAGKCSAEPALNKPGQKRICHACGVPLTYSVARFCWTNTSRFGGLLYCMDCQKTV; encoded by the coding sequence ATGATTATAAAACAGCCGGACGATAAACAGTCGCAGATAGCGTTTCTTACCGAGCTTCTTGTCCATCCTGAGGCTGACTCCACCACCAGAAAGAACATCCGGAAAGAGATCCGCCTCATGCAGGCGGGTATTAAGGGTGAGAAGGAAGCTGCCTATGAGATGAAGCTGTATTGGGGTCACTCGAAGAATTGGATGGTTCTCAACGATTTACGTATAGAACACAATGGCTTTGCCGCTCAGATAGATCATCTGCTCATAAACCGCTGGCTTGAAATGTGGGTCTGTGAGAGCAAACATTTTGCCAATAGCGTCGAGATTAATGAGCATGGCGAGTTTCTGGCGTTTTCCGGGAACAAGTCCTGCGGTATTCCTTCGCCCATTGAACAGAACAACAGACACATTCTGATCCTGCAGCGGTTTTTTGACTCCGGAGTGGTCAAGTTGCCGACTCGTCTTGGTTTTACTCTTAAGCCTGTCCTGAGAAGTCTGGTCCTGGTGTCCAAAGGTGCCAGAATCGACAGGCCAAAGAAAAAGATTGATGAATTGTCCTGTGTTGTCAAAAACGATCAGCTTTTCAAAACCATCGATAAGGCGCTGGATGAGAGTAACCCGCTCATAATGGCGAAGCTCATCGGGCAGGGAACTCTGGAAGAGGTAGCCCGGGATATCGCCGGACAGCACAAACCAATTCAGTTTAACTGGGCTGCAAGGTTCGGTCTTTCCACCATCGAAAAAATGCCTGTATCCGTTGTCTGTGAAGCCGTGCCATCCTGGCAGAAAATCACCGACTCAAAGGCCACGGCAACAGATCCGGGAACAAAACGTGCCGCTGGTGCCGCCATACTCTCTCCGGAGAAGCAGCATACCTGTCATGCCTGCGGCACAGCCATAACCGATAAGGTGGTCAGGTTCTGTCTGGGAAATATATCCAGGTTTAGCGGCAAGGTGTACTGCCTGGCCTGCCAGAAAACTGTACCTGCTGCAGGTAAATGCTCAGCTGAGCCGGCATTGAACAAGCCTGGGCAAAAACGCATCTGTCATGCCTGCGGTGTACCCCTCACCTACAGTGTGGCCAGGTTCTGCTGGACCAACACATCCAGATTTGGTGGCCTTCTGTACTGCATGGATTGTCAGAAGACGGTCTGA